GTCTCTTCCACAGCTATCTTCACAGACTTTTCCTGTGGTACTAATGGTACTAATAATAGTACTAATGGTACTATGGTACTAATTCCTAATTTTGTTGCCCTTCTCCTGTCACTGCCCCAGTCCCTCCTCACTCTGGCTTGAGATGATTGACCCCTTACTGGAGGTATGTTGGATGGGGGTGGGTACCTGCTTTAGCTGGATGGCACTCCTATTATGTCCCCTCACTGCAGAGATACTAGACCTTCTGTTAAGCAGGTATGATTCTACCGCAACCCTATCCTCTACCTCCCACATTGAGGACCAGGTATTTAATTTGCATAtgccagtgcaaaatgaaaaggaccccttttcaaaattcattaagAATTCCAAAATGACAATTGCAGAGCATTCCTGCTTTTCCATTTTCCAATCCAACCATCAGGGCCTTCTAAGTCCCTGGTCCTGTGTGACTACACCAGTTGCATGTGCATAAAGACAGACCTGCCCACACTCCTTTCCAGTTGGTGTCTGTCCCTTTCCATGCTCTTGTCTTCAGTTGCTTTCTTAGCTCCTTAGGGCCTCTGGGCAGAAGACTAGACCCAGTCATGTCCAGAAGTCCAGGGCACTGTTCAGCAAGCATTTCACACAGATTACCCCCAGGCCCTAGGGGAATCTTCATCCCCACACTACCTCTGGGCCATGGAACACTTACATCCTTCTCAAATCAATGCATAGTTATTGAGCCCTTCTGATGGGGCCTGAGCTAGGGAGGAGACATTGATAGACTTAATCATTGTCCTCTAGAAATTCAGATTACAGCAGAGTTAAGACCTGAATAAGAGCAGAACCAAAAAGGATGTGtaagttcaaagaaaaattcacatttgattaggtaacaaattttacaaaagaaatggCATATAGATgggctttggggctggggagatagctcagtcggtagagtgcttgccttgcaagcacaaggccctgggtttgatccccagcaccgcaaaaaaaaaaaaaaaaaaaaaaaaaaaaaaaaaaaaaaaaaaaaaaagatgggctTTGATGAATGAGAAAGGTTTTATTAAGCTGAAGAGGAAAAGGGCATTCCAGGGAGAGAGCACATCGTAGACAAAGGCTTAGAGATGGAAAGATGCATAGCAGGCTCTAGAATCCTGAGTTTTGCAGTTTGGCTGAGGTGTACAGACGACTGGAAGGAAAATTTGAGGTCTGCAGTGAAGAGCTGTGAGAACAGCGGGGAAAGGGTTTGTACTCCCTTGCTGGAGACAATAAGGGGACTTTAAGCATGGTACATATttgggagaaaaaggagaagggaggagtcTTCCTCCGCTTGGCCTTCCCAACCTGCCTGCAGAGTGCAAAGCCTCATTTTCTGCAAAACAGGACGAAATCATCCTGTGTTCTGGAGTTCATTCAGTCCACTCCTCCCGACTCAAATTCTGTCTGGAGCAAACGACAAAGGTATGATGGCCTGCCCTACGAACACACGCGGAGCAACAATCTCGCGTGAGCCTTGGTTTTGAACAGTAGTGCCCAGGCTGGTGGGGTTGGGGGTTGGGGCTTTCCCGCCACTCACTCTCACGGTCTTGTGGCGGGTGGGGGAGGTATGTGGTGGGGCTGTGGAATAGGATCCCACACCCGGGAGGGGCGGGGACCCAACTGTCTGGTGACACCCAGAAGGCACGACTGAATGGGAAGAGAGTGGCACCTATACTCTGATGGCCCCACTACCCAATTTCAACTTTATGGAATGGATATTTTCAAACATATACAAAAGTAGAATGATGTCAAATTCTCACCGCCCAGCTTCGACAACGATCAGTCTTGTTTCTTCAAACCTTCTACCACTCATTTTAAAACAGGGCAGGGGTGGCCTGGGGGTGGCGGAGGTGCCCCCTAGTCGGATAACCCGTTTCAGGCCTGCACCAACCGAGGCTGGGACGCCGAGGGGCGGAGTGGGGGCACAGTTGGGCGGGGAGTTGGGATCACACTGAGTGGGGGCggcggggggtgggggcggggccgaGCAGACGTGGGGGGGGGGCGCTCTCCCAGTGACTCAAGGCGCGCGCGGCTGGGCGCAAAACACCAGTCTCCGCCTTGCAGCTCCGAGTGTGCCCGCTGCGCCGCCGCTGTCCGTGCCTGCCGCTACCTTAGCGCCGCCGCCACCATGCCTAACTTCGCCGGCACCTGGAAGATGCGTAGCAGTGAGAATTTCGACGAGCTCCTCAAGGCGCTGGGTAAGCTGGGTAGAAGGGCGCGCCCCGACGGGGAAAAGCGACTTCGAGGTGCGGCGTCCCGGTCCCAGTGAGGGTGCACATTGGGGAGCCCCAGCCAGAAGAGAATCCGTGAAGCGATAAATCGCTTTCATCTCTTATGCGCATCCCGCCTCACAGGGGCGAGTAGTGCCAGGGAACCTACGTTCAGGAAAACGTTTGCTGGTTGTGTGGCGCCTTACCCGACGGTTCCGCCTTGTATCTCGCGCTAGATCATAACCAGGAACGACTACTGGAGTGCAAGGAGGGTTAGGGTCTTGAAATTTGGGGACTCAATTACAGACTAGGCTTTGCAGCGAGTTCACTGGGTGACTCTGGGAAAGCCACTTAGCATTCCTGAATCTCAGTTTCTCATCTCGAAATTCAGGGCCGAGGACAGGTAGTTTTAAGGCCTGTAAAGTTAGAGGTTTAGGGAAGTGCCCAACAGGTCCGCGGACGATGGGCGGATGGTGAAATCCTGTGACCCGAGACGGTGGTGCACGCGCCCTTTCCTGAGCAGGTGTGAACGCCATGCTGAGGAAGGTGGCAGTGGCCGCTGCGTCCAAGCCGCACGTGGAGATCCGCCAGGACGGGGATCAGTTCTATATCAAGACTTCTACCACCGTGCGCACCACTGAGATTAACTTCAAGGTCGGAGAAGGCTTCGAGGAGGAGACTGTGGATGGACGCAAGTGCAGGGTGAGGTTTCAGAGCCCGCGCAGTGTTCCTGGGTTCCCCCGGGCCCCCCTTATTTCGCCCCCTCCCCGCCAACTCAAAAACCTATCTGAGTTGCAGCTTGCGGCGCGCTTTCGTGCTGTTTGCAGAGAGGGTTTGTGTAACCCAGTACCCGAAAGAaaatgctctgcctcacctcccaaCCCATCCTTCAACCACCCTGAGGTGCTAACAGGCGCGCCTAGAGCGCGGGCTGTGGATTGCTCAGCGTTCCCGGCTGTGACTTTTGCAGCGGTTTGGGGCACTCTCCGTGCAAGAGCAGGCCGCCCGGGAGGAGGAGGTTGCAGGGGCTTCCTGGCTGCCTGGCAGCGCTGCTGCCATGTTTCCTGTCGCAGGTGGAACAGCAGCTCTCCTGTCCCGCCCCCTGGGTCCCTGGGCCGTCTGGGAAAGCTCTGGATCCAATTTCATCAGTCCCGATGGCCCGGCACCCCTCCCCGCCCTCAGTCGGAGAAAGGCAGAATCTTTCCAAAAGCAACGCAGGTTCTGGCTGGGGAAATGGACCAAGTGCCCTCTTTAAGTCCTCAAGGGcgagaggtttttttgtttttgtttttgtttttaatatgtttttttatctCTCTGAACACCGACCCCAGGGATGAacaattgtacatttttttttgcatgggCTAAAAACTGCATTTGGTTAAGCAGATGGAAAAATAATCACTGTGGCTGCCACTTACTTTAAGTAAGTGACAGAATATCTGTCTCCCTGACTTTCTCcggtgtttttaaaaatgaaaacaagtaaaAACATTCCAAAGAGTGGGAAATTGTTTCTTCCATCTTCTTGGAGCTGGTGCCCAGAGAGTCTGGACCAGGCTTGGGAGTAGGACTGAACAAACCCAGCCCCACAACCTCCAGCAGGATGCACAAAGCAATCTTTGGCCCTCAAAAATGACATAGTCTGAAAGTGATACCCAGGCTTGGAACCAGTGGGATATGAGATCCAAGTCACCACATTGTTTATAAAAACCAAAGATCAGGACAGATTGTTAGTGCAAAGGGCTGGAAATCTTAGGGAGAAGGCTTGACAATAAATAGGACTCAATTTGGGGACAACCAATGGTAGCTGCTGCCAGGGAGAgtaattctgatttaaaaaaaaaaaaaaaaaatcaaaggttcatACAACAACCTGGAGAGCAGGACTTTATTTATGCCCTGGCCccttctcttcccaccccacctTGCCTAAGGAATGTGTCCATGTGTTAGTTAAAAAGCAATCATGTGCACATTCAGTACTTCCCCAGCCCAGCGGTACCATACTTTGCTGCAGAGAATCCCCCTCTTTTGCCTCCCCTCCAATAGCATGAAGAACCTTCAGATcagtttgattaaaaaaaaatttctagaaggTTGTAACCTGTAAAGTGGAAGCATTTTTATCCTCAGAGCCAGAGACACCCAGGTTTATAAAAAGAGGCTGTGTGCTACATCTGATGAGGAGTGCAAACAGAAAGGAAAGCGTTATCCCAAAACCTGTACTGGAAATCCTGCTCCTGATCTGCTGGCTATGGATGTGCTTAAATATGGTGTCTTAACTGTTGTAAAAATTTTGTGGTTCTAATGTGAAGGTTCTTgcctttaaaattcaaattgcttGAAGAGGTAGTCCattttgacataaaaaaaaatcaattgcttgctctgaattttatttctagagaTGTAAGGCATGTCTAAGGCTTTGCTGCTTGAGTgagtctgtgtgtatgtatgtgtgataCAAGGTGTATTTTATACTCCATAAAATCTGTGTCCAGCCCTCTGCATTTGGACTTTATGTAGCTCAGCAGAGAAGATTCTGTGCACTTCTGACAAGGACCATGTGTTGCTTCTCTGCACAGCAATTATTCTCCGGTGCTCATTGTTGTCTCTGCTCCCGCTGCTGAGACTGTAATTAATGTCACTAATGGTTTTCCTGCCTGCAGAGTTTAGCCACTTGGGAGAACGAGAACAAAATCCACTGCACGCAAACTCTTCTTGAGGGGGATGGCCCCAAAACCTACTGGACCCGCGAGCTGGCCAACGACGAGCTCATCCTGGTGAGGGCCCTTTGACCTTGAAATGATCCCAAAGTTCCCCAAATGATCCTGAACTGGGCCACACAAACATGTTGTTCTCACAACATGTTGCCCATTCAAAGAAAGACATTTGCTCCAGATTAAAATGTATgcgttttcatttttctttttctatttttgcagtactggggtggaacct
The Sciurus carolinensis chromosome 2, mSciCar1.2, whole genome shotgun sequence DNA segment above includes these coding regions:
- the Crabp1 gene encoding cellular retinoic acid-binding protein 1, which translates into the protein MPNFAGTWKMRSSENFDELLKALGVNAMLRKVAVAAASKPHVEIRQDGDQFYIKTSTTVRTTEINFKVGEGFEEETVDGRKCRSLATWENENKIHCTQTLLEGDGPKTYWTRELANDELILTFGADDVVCTRIYVRE